The following is a genomic window from Sphingobacterium spiritivorum.
ACTGTCTTTCAAGCCTAGCTTTTTGATCAGAAAATTGTTCTTAAGTCTTGCTAATTCTTCTTTGTCAGATGCAGCTACTGTTTCTGCATCTGCTTTGTAGATGGAAGGACCAAGGCCTTTTGCCACAGCATGAATAAGCGATTCGTCCAGTCCGAGATTTAATTTTTTTGCTTCTGCAACATATGCAGCTACTTTTTCATCTAATTTACTCATAACGATTAAAAATTTAGTTGTGATAATACCGATATTTAATTTGCCATAGCAAACTGAATATCAAACATTAGAGAAGAGATAAATGTTTTAAGAAATTTATTTTTGCCTTCAGAGGAGGAGATAAGTTCAAAATCTTTGATATTTGATACGAAAATTGTTGCATTTGAAAAATACTATAATTATCTTTGCACCTCAATTGTTGAATATACGTAATCATAGATAAAAAATGAAAAAAGATTTGCATCCATCAAACTACAGATTAGTTGTTTTTAAAGACATGTCAAATGACTACGCTTTTATAACTAAATCTTGTGTAGATACAAAAGAAACAATCCAATGGGAAGACGGAAATGAGTATCCTTTGATTAAGTTAGAGATTTCTCACACTTCACACCCATTCTATACAGGTAAAATGAAATTGGTTGATACAGCAGGACGTATTGACAAATTCCGTAGCCGTTACAACAAAAAGTAATTGCTGCTTTTGCTTAAAAAAGTATTATTATAATCCCGGTAATCTTTATCGGGATTTTTTTGTGTACTTTTATATTTTCTATGGCTGTTGATATTATTCTGTTTGATAGAGCTTCCTGGAGAGATCACCTCTTGCCTCTGGTATATACCAGGCCGGTAGGGGACCTGCATATAGGGATATTATCATTAGCCGAGAAGTGGGGTAAGATTTTCAACTGCAAGAGCAGTTATTATACAGAGCCGTATCTTGCTGCACGATTTCCGACGTTGATTACCACCGCAGAAGTTATTGTTCTGAAAGCAAATATCTGTCCCTCAGATCCTCTTATAACTGCCATAGATCAGTTGAGAGAAGGAGAAATCCTATATGATAAAGAAGAATGGCTTGCATTTCGTATCAGGTCTGCAGATATTGACAATATATTGACCAATGCGTATTTCAATAGTCTGCGTCCGGTAAACTTCCTTTACGATATATCTTATATCCGGTATCCGGAAGATATATTCAGATATAATAGTGCACAACTTCAATTTGATTATGCATTGTTGACGCGGGGCAGAAGCTCGGAATCTTTATCAGGCACAAATCAACTGATAGGAGACCGAATCTTTATAGAAGACGGGGTATTCGCAGAGTGCTGCTCTTTCAACACAACTGAAGGACCTATTTATCTGGCTAAAGGTGTTGAAATCAGTGAAGGCAGTCATTTGAGAGGGAATGTAGCTATAGGACAGCAGGCGCGCGTCAAGATGGGCACCAGGATATATGGAAATGTATCGATAGGTGCCAACAGTACAGCAGGAGGAGAGCTCGGCACTCTGGTAATGGGGACATATTCGGCCAAAGGTCATGACGGATATCTGGGATGTGCTGTTATAGGGAATGGATGTAACCTAGGAGCCGGTACCAGCAATTCCAATCTGAAGAATAACTGGAAACCTGTCAGCATATATGACTATGCGCTGAATAACAGCCGTAATACTGGCCTGAGAAAGTGCGGACTGATTATGGGAGACTATGCCATGAGTGGAATTAATACGTCCTTCAATACAGGTACAGTAGTAGGCGTGGGAGTTCAATATGCAAGACCAGGATATTCTGCTAAATTTATACCTGATTTTAGCTGGTGCACAGATCAGCATACGGAGGAATACCGTTGGGAT
Proteins encoded in this region:
- a CDS encoding DUF2853 family protein; amino-acid sequence: MSKLDEKVAAYVAEAKKLNLGLDESLIHAVAKGLGPSIYKADAETVAASDKEELARLKNNFLIKKLGLKDSPELDAAISEVIEKLGKSNKNKYRVHVYALLAKKFKKESLYK
- a CDS encoding type B 50S ribosomal protein L31, encoding MKKDLHPSNYRLVVFKDMSNDYAFITKSCVDTKETIQWEDGNEYPLIKLEISHTSHPFYTGKMKLVDTAGRIDKFRSRYNKK
- a CDS encoding putative sugar nucleotidyl transferase translates to MAVDIILFDRASWRDHLLPLVYTRPVGDLHIGILSLAEKWGKIFNCKSSYYTEPYLAARFPTLITTAEVIVLKANICPSDPLITAIDQLREGEILYDKEEWLAFRIRSADIDNILTNAYFNSLRPVNFLYDISYIRYPEDIFRYNSAQLQFDYALLTRGRSSESLSGTNQLIGDRIFIEDGVFAECCSFNTTEGPIYLAKGVEISEGSHLRGNVAIGQQARVKMGTRIYGNVSIGANSTAGGELGTLVMGTYSAKGHDGYLGCAVIGNGCNLGAGTSNSNLKNNWKPVSIYDYALNNSRNTGLRKCGLIMGDYAMSGINTSFNTGTVVGVGVQYARPGYSAKFIPDFSWCTDQHTEEYRWDKFEEMLRDMKVMKAQPYHDDETELLRHVYKLTQHNRLKYQF